The DNA sequence TGTGCTTTAAAATCAAGTCCAAAAAAGAGGGTGGGGGACgcaagggggcgggggggttaaAATCAGGCAACTTAAGGTGGATTATAAGGGAAATGACGCACTTTAGGATTCACCAGAACGTGGTGGGGTATTCAAGGTGGCTTTTGTGCATCTTTGTTTGAGATTTCCCCAAGCTGGTGGTGGGAGCGCCAAGGAAGTGGGGTGAGGGGGAGGCAAGGGCTGACCTGTCGGCTTTCCCGCCCGTGCGCCGATCATCGCCGGAAGGCTCTGGTTGCGCCTCAGACCATCCAAGAGGCTCCCGCCACCCGCCGACACGAAGGTGGCGGACGCCGGGGGTACCTTGCTAAATCCCATCTGACGCAGCCTCTCCAGAAGGCTGACATTAAGCGGGGATGGCCCACGGGCGGAgttctctcgagaggggctgggtaGGTCAGGATGCGGGGAGCGGCCAAGGTTCAAGCCGTAAACATCTCGCAGGAACAATTCCGCCGGCCTTGATGCCAGGAAATTGTCAGCCGAGCGCTGGTGGCTCTCGGATCCGGGTGAGTGCGACGGCGAGTTGGGGGGTGTGCCCGGAAGAAGGCGGAGGAGTGGCTTGGGGGGCGTGGATCTGGCACATGATGGGGGGGTTTCTGTGGACACTTGTGCAGAGATGCCTTTCTCCAGGACCAACTTGGCCAAACCGCTGGCGGCCACAGGGGGACGCCGGGTGGGAAAGAAGTCTCCCAGGCTGAGTCGGCAAGGGGTCAGGGGGGTACTGGGTCCCGTCCTCATGGAGCTGGGCGTGTTGCCATTGACAGAGGACTGTGAACTacacagtaaaaataaaaatccttatAGGCCATTTCAGTGTGGCATCATTTGATAAACATTCAAATGTTCCTCTTTAGGAGATGATGGTcttattatgattatttaaCTAAGGATGTTCCTCTTTCGGAGCTGATGGTCTTATGATTATTTAACTAAGGTGCTTTGATCGTTTGGGCTGAGTTTGGTTCCCAGTCTATCCCTTTAGAAGTGGCTACTACGCAAGCAGCTAGTCTTCTATGTTCAATGACATCCATTAAATGTAATAAACTGCCTGTCCTAATGTTTCATCAAACAATTGGGCAAAAAATATTTCTACACAGAGTGGTGTGTAACCTCAGTTTGTTTGGAAAAATGATCTGTTCAAAACGTCAAGGAAGAGATTTTGGGTCTACCGTTGAAAAGTATCATTAGATTTATGGAATAAATACTGTACATGGAAAAGGAATACTGACCTTGCAGTGACTTGTGTGACATCACAAGGGTGTAGGATGCGGCAGGTGGTGAAAGTGTAGGTAGAGAAAGTGGAGCTCTGACACTTGACTGGATTTCGGACTGTACACAAACAAAACTGAGATGAAATCTTGACTGCTGGGGTTGATTCTGTAAACCAGCTGGCCATGCATTTACATTGTCAAAAGTCTTGTAAAACGTTTTGCATTCATTTATCTTCTTGAAATTGGTTGATTACATAAACAGTGAAGCACCATTATTCATCGGTTATGTGGACCTGGCCAACGAGTGACTAGTGAATGATTCTATAAAATGTAGGAATAAAAACACatatttgtaaaataaatatatgatgATCGATCTGCATGGTGATGTTTACCTGAGACAGATGCGCTGGATTGGACGGTCGTAGTGGAAACATTCGGAGCAGACTGAGACGATGTGTAGGATGTCTCGGCGACTGCGGTGGCGGACGGCGGCCGGGATGGTGAGAGAGGAGCGGCGGGAAGGGGCGGGTTCGAAAGCTTTCTATCTTTCTTCTCCTCTGGTGTAGATGAGCAGCGCACTTTGAAGACAATACCACCttcttcctcatcttcctctttaCCCCGCTCGGTTGCGCCTTTCTCCATGACGCCAGCCTCCTCGTCTCGATGTGCTTCACCGGCCTCATCTTCCTCCATGTCATTCAAGCGGTAAATGGCATCCTGGGCAAGCGGCCGGAAACCTTTGGTGACGACGCCAGGGTGCGGGTCCAGGATGGTGGCCAAGTGAGGTTTGGCAAGCTGCTGCCAATGATGGAGTGTCAGTGAGCCTTCCATGGGCTTGACAATCTGAAGCTTCTCTGGCAGGAAGGTCCTGAAGACGCTGGAGCCTATAGAGATGTCCGACAGATTGGAAAAGGAGGAGAACACACTGCCCATTGGTGAGCTGCAGCCGCTTCCTGCATCGTGAGCCTCCGCCCCAGCCAGGCCTTGCAGCTTTTTCTCCCGTTCCGCCTTGAAGAACTGGTGCTCCGACAAGAAGTTCTGCCGTCGAAGCGACAGGCGGTGCAGTGCTTTCGTGAGGTCATTCCCACCAGGGTAGCCCGGCTGGCCCGTTGGCACTTCATCGCTTCAAACATGAAAGCAAAATCAATCAAAATCCATCTTGCTTGATTTGATCGACTTGAGTCTTACCCCTGAGAAGAAGTGAAGGGCTGTGCGGTCATCACCAAAGAGTTGCGTCCAGAACCGGGAATAGGCGGGGTTGCCGAATGGGGCCGGGATGTTGAAGCATTGATGGAGCGCACTGTCTGGAAGACTCGCTTCTGGGAAATCCTGGAGTGGAAAGTCCATTGGTAATGACTAAGGTTAGCATTGACACCATCACGCTGATATCATGAGCTCACTTGTGGTTTGCTATTACAGcctattgaatattttttaacTTAAGCAACACCACGTTTCAGACACAATTTCTTAAGAAATTACTACTACCCGCTCAAATGTGGAATATTTTGGACCACAGTGGCCATCATACCTTTGGTCCTGACATGCACTTTCTTCTTCAACACACAATTCTCTCCTCATGGTGCCTTCAATTTCTGCAGCCAGCGAATCCTGCGCATGCACAACCTCATGAGCAATAATGTTAATGAGAACCGCGTGTTCTTTGACAAGATGCCCTCTCACCATCGGGTATAGGCCATAGGAGAGATGCCGTCGCATGCCAGAAGGGGGAGTGTTTTTGTTGCGAAGCTCCCTGATCTCCTCCTGGGACTCGTGGAGCATTTCGACACACTCGGCGTTCCTCTCGGCCAGCTCGTTCAACTACGCCGGCATAGAATTTGGATTTGCCGCTCAATGAAAAGATCTTCAAAAAGGTGTCTGTGCCTTTGCGTGACATGGTGCCTACCTCTGCCGTGAGTTGTCTCTGGGCCTCCTTGGAAGCCTGTAAGTGGATCCTCAGCTCCTCTTTCTCCAAAGCCAGCTTAATGATAATAGTGACAATGTTAGAGACTTCTGGTTGAGCTAGCAAAGCAACAGTGTGCATTAGAGCTGAACAAATGATGAAATTGAAACCTGGTTCCTTACCTCCTTCACCCGATGTTGCAGCTCAACAATTTGCGAGAGCAACTGAGCAATTTCTTCCTGGTGTCTGACCAGCTCCTCGTTCTTCTGGGACAGTTCGTCAGTCATAGACACCATCTGGCTGTTGGACTGACCTGAGGTGAGTGAGCACACAACACAGGAACTGAAACGCCACTGTTGTCTTCACAATGTCATAttgtgacttttattttgatgATGCGTGGTTAATTACCAACGAGCAATGAAAAACAGTTTTCCAAAATAAGATTAAATTATAAGATTAAAAAACAAgatatgagtgagtgagtaaataaataaataaattataataaaacCTTGTTTGTAAaataagttttgaaaatgaccttTTCAAAAATGTGTTAAAATGGACATGACATTGTGAGGACCGAATTTATTTTTAGttgacgttcaattttatttttctgaaaatGGGAACAATCTACTTGTTAAGAGAAATAATGGTAGCAATTTTAGCAGATATTTATAGTACtgagtgggagaaaaaaaaaaaatcacttgctTGGCTACAGTTCAAATCAGTGGGTagaatgttttgatttttcaatGTTCATTCATTTTTCAAAGCCACTATTCATTTCTATAATATCCCCCAAAAGGTTCTATCACATCAAGGTGACTCACGGAGCTCCTTGACACAGTCGCTCACAAGTTTTTGTTCCTTCTCCTCATAGGTgatggtgtccctcttcagcTGGCAGGCCTAAGATAAGTTGCAATGTTAATGCTTGCACAACTCCACATGAATACTCAAGTCCTGATTTGCCACCAACCTCAGACCTCAGAGCCAAGTTCTCCTCCTCGAGCTCCTGCAGCTTACATTGCATCGACTCCAGCTGGCTGAGCGCGGCAGCGGCATTTCCACTGGCTAACTGAGGCTGCTTCGGCGGGGTCGATACGCTGGAGTCTGCCTCGCACTCCTCCGAGGCATTGGCCACCATGCGCAGCAACTCGTCCTTCTTACCGAGCTCATGCTGCAGCTGGTGAACCTGGTCATAGAGCAAGGTTAGTGAGTGACTTCACATTGCGTTGTTTTGAAATACAAGGATATCAAAATGGACTTTTTACTGAATCTGCTGAAGCATTTAACTTCAAGCTACCTGGTCCAGAGTCTGTGCTAGCTGCTCCTCCACAGCTTCATTACGCTCTTGTAGCAGGTGGTTCCTCTGCAGAAGAGACTGCCCGATCCGAGCCGCCAGCTCCAGGTCTCTGTCGCGCTGGACAGTGATAACAAAAGACCCAGGATCAAGGGAATGATCCGATGCGGACGTGCGTGGGAATCAAAACGACGGCACGATGCCAACCTCAGCCAGTAGGTGAGTGACCACTTCGATGTCATTGTACGTCTTGGTCATCTGCTCGGCACGATCAGAACTGAGGACTGACAATACATTGGGATCATTTGGAGGAACATCTCAACAAATGGCACTGGCATAGTATCATGTAGCAAGGTGCATGCATTATGTATGCATTCAGAACATCTGACAAGAACTAACAGACACACTTGTGTAACATGTCAGCTCTTAAAGGTTTGACCACAAGCAACATGAATTAGCTCGTTGCCAAATAAATGATACCGATTGACGACTTCACTGATATTTGGTCCCATATCAATTCTTTTAACGGTGTATTTGGTCAAATTGGACTGTACACACCCAATGTTTTAAGTTACAGATAAACAGCGATAACGTTTCACAGAATTACTTTGCTTGCTAAAACATGGCCATGTACGTGTAGAGTAGTTGCTGGTGGTCATCTTGTGACACGTTACACAGAACGATTACAGCACCAGACTGATTTGACaacttttgaaaataaaattgagaaGCACGTGAAAAGCAGATGTGAAAGCCACACCAAAGTCCCCTACTACACCTCACGCTAACGCTAATCAAGTCGGTCCAGAACGATACCTTGGGAGAAGTTGTGTGAGGCAGGTTGGGAGTGAGAGGGGTTGTCCAAAGAGAGATATGCTagtgagaaagagaaaaaagaagggGATAAAAAAGAGCAGAATGCTAAAAACATTGAAGCAGAGCAAAGAGGAAATGCAGAGGAAAAGCGGAAACTTCATAAATCCAGTTAACATGTTAGTGCTACGCGTCGATCTACATCGAGCACCTGAGTGTGTGTCACCAGCTGTGCGCCGTGCTGCCTTTTACCTGTTTGAAAACAAGATGCAAATCTATTCAATCGGCCAGGAGACCAATAGACCATCTTATTGAACatgtgtgcttcatattcatttgGAGAACGACATACGTATCTCCAAAGTACAGCGAGGCGTTTTTCAAGCAAAGCAGATGGTGCTGTAATCCAAGGTGAACTCTGACCTATGGACGAAAACACTGAACCTAGCTCAGTGCAAAAACAATCTGACTTGCATATGATTACATTCCTTCTCCTATCAAATATTTGAAAGAATCAAGCTTTGTACAGATGATCCCAATGATAAATTGACAAATTGATAaaaaattattttgcatttttaaacaTGACAATGTGCATGTTGGGGTGcaggtaattttttttgttggtctACTTGGGAGTCGCCATCTTCCTGTTCTGATGTAGTATCTGTGACTTTGAGTGTGTATGGTTTTAAAAGGCAGTTTGTGTATGAGCGACTACTATAACATTCGTCCATGTAGCAAAATTATCCTTGGGAAActtttgctttgatttttttcaaagtaGTTTTTATTGTTGCAGCCCTAAATGCTACAGTGATCATTAACCCAATCTGCAGCTGTAAAAGTGGATAATGTCAAAGCCAACATGTGACACCCATGTGCAGACGGAGTTAGATCCGGTGTAATTCCCGTGATTGGAATTAAAGGGGATGTAAATTAAGTGAAACGAGAACCCTCACGTGTCCAGTGGAgtggacacaaacacacacatgcacacaaatccCTAATATAGCGTTTAAAGCAGGATCTATTTTTAGCTGCATCTGCCTGCCGGGGTTACGCAGAAATACAGTCAGGACAGTTCACGCAACATTTTTTAAGCGTGTACACACACAGCACAACTGTGACTATATGTTCTTAAAAAGTAAAATACTTTACATTTTTGTTGGATTTCTTTTCGAATTATAGAACGGATTAATGCCATTTCTTTTCATATCAGTGGGCAAAGATGATTTCACATATGATTGTTTTGTGCATTCATTTCTATCTGACGCGAAATTATTTTAGAATGCAAACACGCTTACCCATGTAGCGGAACGTCTCCTCCGCCAGCATGGGGGAGATTGCGGTGTGCTGGGCGGGGCCTTCATCTGGAGAGCAGCTCGGGGAAAGCACCCAGTCCTGGCTGTCTGACAAGTAGAACGACCCCGATTCCACCGAACAGGAACCCACTGAGCCGGAGCCGTGGTTCCTGCTGCTGCTCCCCAGGCCCTCGTCTGTGTGTTACAAGACATGACGTCAGGATATGATGTCGTCAATAGTAACTTGGCGCTCCAGACCCGTAGATGGAGGTGAATGATACAAAATTCTACCACATGCGCACCTGTCTCGGTGCTGGACTCCTTCTTCTCCACGGCTCGCGGTTTGACTTCAAACATGTTAGGGAGAGGAGGGTGGTGCGAGGTCACATCACATCCTGacccaagagtgatggatgatgGCCTCACACCGTTATCTGCGGGAAGAGTTGTTGTTACTTCTAACATGAAATCATGACATTACAACTGAAGTGATATTTTGTTGAAAAGAAAGATGCTCTTCCTGAAGAATACGTGCAAAGCAACATTGACCTTGTGGCCAGACACACGCACATGAACACGTGTCTGTGCGCGcacgagagagacagacagagagaaagTGAGAGATTGCAAATCCTTGGGAAAAGCCTTTCCCCGGCTTACATAAGCGAAGGGTGCCTGAAAGTCTTTGGCAGATTGATGTGACGCGTACTACCAATGCTGCAGCCATGTTTTGAAGGACTATACTGTTGTGACCCAACGATTACATCTGTCAATCTGACTGACTAATGAATAGCTGCACGAACAAGAAACCTCAGGGCACATTAGCTTTGGCACTATCtgtagaccaggggtcaccatcATGTTGCCCATGGGAACCGGGTTGCTGCCAAGGACACAAGTAACCtacaggcctgttctaaaaagACCTCTTCAATGATGGGATGTTGTAAATTCCTAGGAATGTTGAAATGGAGATGTTGTAAATTTCTAGGAATGTTGAAACTGGAGACACTTGCAGAAACTTGGCTGTTTCATTATTTGATTTGGTGATATGATTGAAAAATCAGTAACATGATCATGtcttcacaaaaataaataccatTATTAGCAATACCATAAAGCTAAAGGTCATTTGAGCAACTTTAGTCCAGCAAACAATATTGAGCTTTCTTCTTGTCCCGTTTAAGAGCGAGTGATGATGTTGGGCGATCGAGTGTCTTAGTCATCCCATGAGTCACATTCAAATAGACATTTGCTTGAATTGCAGCCATTTCCATATGATTTTTACGATATTTGCAATTTGGGCTGTAATCAAAACCAACATTTCTCCTTGGGCTGGAGTTTCTTATGGGGGTTTAATGAAGTAGCTATTTGAATTTGCGTAGGAGGCGGAACTCGGGAAACGCACAATCAAGTCGTCTCAGAAATAACAAAACCTCATTTACTTCACTCAAATtaatagataataataataacaatagaaTAATTGGACCAGTGTGGCGCAAACAGCCTAACAGGTGACCATGAATGTGAAATACGATACTAAACTATTAAACACAATGATGCTAGCCCTCCGTTAGCCACTGTCACCGCTAACACATTACGATTTTTTACCAATGTTACAGTTGGGTGAGTTGATGGATACTAAACTGTTCATCTCCCTTCAAACATATGCATTCGTCGTTTTTATGCATTAGAAATCGTTTTTGCTTGTATGGGCGATGATGACCGATTCATTTGCACGGACAAAAATAAGTCATAACTAAAAATAATAAGTCCATGCTCGATTTGTAATATATGATTTAAAAGCGGCCTTACCCTTTGTCGATATGATTCTGCGACATGAGGAATGACGGGTACCAAGAGATTGCCAGGAACGTCGCTCTCGACAAGAAATGCCAAACACCAAGAGAGGAAGTGGGGGAGGAGCGGAGCATGCGACATTAAACTGCGACGGCGCATAACATGATGTCATCACTACGCGACGGTCATCTGTGTTAAATTACAAGTATTGCGCAATATACCCCCATTCGTGCTAAAAATATTGAGCGTCTATAACTTGATCATGACATGATTGATGTAGTTTGAAAATGTGTTCGTAAAAACACATGTTCTACGCAGTATTTGACGTAAATACGACTGCtgtgaggacaaggtaagggatttttttttatattacgcTACGATACCTTACACGGTTTTAAAGCAGTAGGTGGGTTAGGAAAATGCATTCGTGATAAGGCATCCTAAAAACTGGATAGTTTCGTCCAATTAAAAAAATCGTGCAACAAAGAAGTTAAAGTTCAGCGAatggtattgttattttttctgTGTGTCAAGGGTTGTATTATCCCATGTGATCCCAAATTGATCCTTCAGAGCTACAGACTTGAATGTAGCAGTTTTACCGAGCTACAGAGTTGACCATCTTGGCGGGTTCCTCCAGGTCAGCTGATACATTCAGGTAAGCTGATCCCTTCAAGATACTCAAGTAGAGTGATAGCTGAGTGGCTGGATGCCTGCTGCCTGCTTAACTTAACAGTGTGTGTCTACAACCGTCTTCTGCAGCTCTGGGGTGGACAAATGCCAAAAGCTGTGATTTGAGCGGCACCTCAAAGACTCAATGTCTTTCTTGGTAAGACTTGAGATGGCTGCATCCATCTGGCCCAATCGCTGCCTCCTTGTTCACACTCCACCGGTGCGGGATGTCTCACCTGTGTTTGCCTTCCTGTTCCTCGTTCACCAGGACTGCTCCTGCATCTCCCACACTCAGGTCCAGCCCATGGACATAGAGGAGTGCTACGAGGACACCAGTCAGCATCTCTTGGTCAGTAGCTCTGGACAAACAGAGACACTTGATGTACGTTAAGACTTGTTCACCTCTGAACCGTGGTGGTGCTTTACTGCAGGGCTCAGGGAGCACCCCTCAAAATGTGACAGTGGGACGCAGCGACGACATACCGGCATTGTCGGCGGAGCCTGCCCATTACCAGTTCCTCGTTGAGCTGGGTGAGAGAAGTGGCGCTCAGTTCAAAACGCGATCACGACTATGACAAGTTAGACAGACGTTGTTGAGAGTGAATGTCGTAACGTGTTGAAATCCCGTCAA is a window from the Syngnathus scovelli strain Florida chromosome 2, RoL_Ssco_1.2, whole genome shotgun sequence genome containing:
- the trak2 gene encoding trafficking kinesin-binding protein 2 isoform X3, with product MTSCYAPSQFNVACSAPPPLPLLVFGISCRERRSWQSLGTRHSSCRRIISTKDNGVRPSSITLGSGCDVTSHHPPLPNMFEVKPRAVEKKESSTETDEGLGSSSRNHGSGSVGSCSVESGSFYLSDSQDWVLSPSCSPDEGPAQHTAISPMLAEETFRYMAYLSLDNPSHSQPASHNFSQVLSSDRAEQMTKTYNDIEVVTHLLAERDRDLELAARIGQSLLQRNHLLQERNEAVEEQLAQTLDQVHQLQHELGKKDELLRMVANASEECEADSSVSTPPKQPQLASGNAAAALSQLESMQCKLQELEEENLALRSEACQLKRDTITYEEKEQKLVSDCVKELRQSNSQMVSMTDELSQKNEELVRHQEEIAQLLSQIVELQHRVKELALEKEELRIHLQASKEAQRQLTAELNELAERNAECVEMLHESQEEIRELRNKNTPPSGMRRHLSYGLYPMDSLAAEIEGTMRRELCVEEESACQDQRISQKRVFQTVRSINASTSRPHSATPPIPGSGRNSLVMTAQPFTSSQGDEVPTGQPGYPGGNDLTKALHRLSLRRQNFLSEHQFFKAEREKKLQGLAGAEAHDAGSGCSSPMGSVFSSFSNLSDISIGSSVFRTFLPEKLQIVKPMEGSLTLHHWQQLAKPHLATILDPHPGVVTKGFRPLAQDAIYRLNDMEEDEAGEAHRDEEAGVMEKGATERGKEEDEEEGGIVFKVRCSSTPEEKKDRKLSNPPLPAAPLSPSRPPSATAVAETSYTSSQSAPNVSTTTVQSSASVSVRNPVKCQSSTFSTYTFTTCRILHPCDVTQVTASSQSSVNGNTPSSMRTGPSTPLTPCRLSLGDFFPTRRPPVAASGLAKLVLEKGISAQVSTETPPSCARSTPPKPLLRLLPGTPPNSPSHSPGSESHQRSADNFLASRPAELFLRDVYGLNLGRSPHPDLPSPSRENSARGPSPLNVSLLERLRQMGFSKVPPASATFVSAGGGSLLDGLRRNQSLPAMIGARAGKPTGQPLPPPHPTSLALPPPAWGNLKQRCTKATLNTPPRSGES
- the trak2 gene encoding trafficking kinesin-binding protein 2 isoform X1 yields the protein MTSCYAPSQFNVACSAPPPLPLLVFGISCRERRSWQSLGTRHSSCRRIISTKDNGVRPSSITLGSGCDVTSHHPPLPNMFEVKPRAVEKKESSTETDEGLGSSSRNHGSGSVGSCSVESGSFYLSDSQDWVLSPSCSPDEGPAQHTAISPMLAEETFRYMAYLSLDNPSHSQPASHNFSQVLSSDRAEQMTKTYNDIEVVTHLLAERDRDLELAARIGQSLLQRNHLLQERNEAVEEQLAQTLDQVHQLQHELGKKDELLRMVANASEECEADSSVSTPPKQPQLASGNAAAALSQLESMQCKLQELEEENLALRSEACQLKRDTITYEEKEQKLVSDCVKELRQSNSQMVSMTDELSQKNEELVRHQEEIAQLLSQIVELQHRVKELALEKEELRIHLQASKEAQRQLTAELNELAERNAECVEMLHESQEEIRELRNKNTPPSGMRRHLSYGLYPMVRGHLVKEHAVLINIIAHEVVHAQDSLAAEIEGTMRRELCVEEESACQDQRISQKRVFQTVRSINASTSRPHSATPPIPGSGRNSLVMTAQPFTSSQGDEVPTGQPGYPGGNDLTKALHRLSLRRQNFLSEHQFFKAEREKKLQGLAGAEAHDAGSGCSSPMGSVFSSFSNLSDISIGSSVFRTFLPEKLQIVKPMEGSLTLHHWQQLAKPHLATILDPHPGVVTKGFRPLAQDAIYRLNDMEEDEAGEAHRDEEAGVMEKGATERGKEEDEEEGGIVFKVRCSSTPEEKKDRKLSNPPLPAAPLSPSRPPSATAVAETSYTSSQSAPNVSTTTVQSSASVSVRNPVKCQSSTFSTYTFTTCRILHPCDVTQVTASSQSSVNGNTPSSMRTGPSTPLTPCRLSLGDFFPTRRPPVAASGLAKLVLEKGISAQVSTETPPSCARSTPPKPLLRLLPGTPPNSPSHSPGSESHQRSADNFLASRPAELFLRDVYGLNLGRSPHPDLPSPSRENSARGPSPLNVSLLERLRQMGFSKVPPASATFVSAGGGSLLDGLRRNQSLPAMIGARAGKPTGQPLPPPHPTSLALPPPAWGNLKQRCTKATLNTPPRSGES
- the trak2 gene encoding trafficking kinesin-binding protein 2 isoform X4, with protein sequence MTSCYAPSQFNVACSAPPPLPLLVFGISCRERRSWQSLGTRHSSCRRIISTKDNGVRPSSITLGSGCDVTSHHPPLPNMFEVKPRAVEKKESSTETDEGLGSSSRNHGSGSVGSCSVESGSFYLSDSQDWVLSPSCSPDEGPAQHTAISPMLAEETFRYMVLSSDRAEQMTKTYNDIEVVTHLLAERDRDLELAARIGQSLLQRNHLLQERNEAVEEQLAQTLDQVHQLQHELGKKDELLRMVANASEECEADSSVSTPPKQPQLASGNAAAALSQLESMQCKLQELEEENLALRSEACQLKRDTITYEEKEQKLVSDCVKELRQSNSQMVSMTDELSQKNEELVRHQEEIAQLLSQIVELQHRVKELALEKEELRIHLQASKEAQRQLTAELNELAERNAECVEMLHESQEEIRELRNKNTPPSGMRRHLSYGLYPMDSLAAEIEGTMRRELCVEEESACQDQRISQKRVFQTVRSINASTSRPHSATPPIPGSGRNSLVMTAQPFTSSQGDEVPTGQPGYPGGNDLTKALHRLSLRRQNFLSEHQFFKAEREKKLQGLAGAEAHDAGSGCSSPMGSVFSSFSNLSDISIGSSVFRTFLPEKLQIVKPMEGSLTLHHWQQLAKPHLATILDPHPGVVTKGFRPLAQDAIYRLNDMEEDEAGEAHRDEEAGVMEKGATERGKEEDEEEGGIVFKVRCSSTPEEKKDRKLSNPPLPAAPLSPSRPPSATAVAETSYTSSQSAPNVSTTTVQSSASVSVRNPVKCQSSTFSTYTFTTCRILHPCDVTQVTASSQSSVNGNTPSSMRTGPSTPLTPCRLSLGDFFPTRRPPVAASGLAKLVLEKGISAQVSTETPPSCARSTPPKPLLRLLPGTPPNSPSHSPGSESHQRSADNFLASRPAELFLRDVYGLNLGRSPHPDLPSPSRENSARGPSPLNVSLLERLRQMGFSKVPPASATFVSAGGGSLLDGLRRNQSLPAMIGARAGKPTGQPLPPPHPTSLALPPPAWGNLKQRCTKATLNTPPRSGES
- the trak2 gene encoding trafficking kinesin-binding protein 2 isoform X2, producing the protein MTSCYAPSQFNVACSAPPPLPLLVFGISCRERRSWQSLGTRHSSCRRIISTKDNGVRPSSITLGSGCDVTSHHPPLPNMFEVKPRAVEKKESSTETDEGLGSSSRNHGSGSVGSCSVESGSFYLSDSQDWVLSPSCSPDEGPAQHTAISPMLAEETFRYMVLSSDRAEQMTKTYNDIEVVTHLLAERDRDLELAARIGQSLLQRNHLLQERNEAVEEQLAQTLDQVHQLQHELGKKDELLRMVANASEECEADSSVSTPPKQPQLASGNAAAALSQLESMQCKLQELEEENLALRSEACQLKRDTITYEEKEQKLVSDCVKELRQSNSQMVSMTDELSQKNEELVRHQEEIAQLLSQIVELQHRVKELALEKEELRIHLQASKEAQRQLTAELNELAERNAECVEMLHESQEEIRELRNKNTPPSGMRRHLSYGLYPMVRGHLVKEHAVLINIIAHEVVHAQDSLAAEIEGTMRRELCVEEESACQDQRISQKRVFQTVRSINASTSRPHSATPPIPGSGRNSLVMTAQPFTSSQGDEVPTGQPGYPGGNDLTKALHRLSLRRQNFLSEHQFFKAEREKKLQGLAGAEAHDAGSGCSSPMGSVFSSFSNLSDISIGSSVFRTFLPEKLQIVKPMEGSLTLHHWQQLAKPHLATILDPHPGVVTKGFRPLAQDAIYRLNDMEEDEAGEAHRDEEAGVMEKGATERGKEEDEEEGGIVFKVRCSSTPEEKKDRKLSNPPLPAAPLSPSRPPSATAVAETSYTSSQSAPNVSTTTVQSSASVSVRNPVKCQSSTFSTYTFTTCRILHPCDVTQVTASSQSSVNGNTPSSMRTGPSTPLTPCRLSLGDFFPTRRPPVAASGLAKLVLEKGISAQVSTETPPSCARSTPPKPLLRLLPGTPPNSPSHSPGSESHQRSADNFLASRPAELFLRDVYGLNLGRSPHPDLPSPSRENSARGPSPLNVSLLERLRQMGFSKVPPASATFVSAGGGSLLDGLRRNQSLPAMIGARAGKPTGQPLPPPHPTSLALPPPAWGNLKQRCTKATLNTPPRSGES
- the trak2 gene encoding trafficking kinesin-binding protein 2 isoform X5, yielding MTKTYNDIEVVTHLLAERDRDLELAARIGQSLLQRNHLLQERNEAVEEQLAQTLDQVHQLQHELGKKDELLRMVANASEECEADSSVSTPPKQPQLASGNAAAALSQLESMQCKLQELEEENLALRSEACQLKRDTITYEEKEQKLVSDCVKELRQSNSQMVSMTDELSQKNEELVRHQEEIAQLLSQIVELQHRVKELALEKEELRIHLQASKEAQRQLTAELNELAERNAECVEMLHESQEEIRELRNKNTPPSGMRRHLSYGLYPMDSLAAEIEGTMRRELCVEEESACQDQRISQKRVFQTVRSINASTSRPHSATPPIPGSGRNSLVMTAQPFTSSQGDEVPTGQPGYPGGNDLTKALHRLSLRRQNFLSEHQFFKAEREKKLQGLAGAEAHDAGSGCSSPMGSVFSSFSNLSDISIGSSVFRTFLPEKLQIVKPMEGSLTLHHWQQLAKPHLATILDPHPGVVTKGFRPLAQDAIYRLNDMEEDEAGEAHRDEEAGVMEKGATERGKEEDEEEGGIVFKVRCSSTPEEKKDRKLSNPPLPAAPLSPSRPPSATAVAETSYTSSQSAPNVSTTTVQSSASVSVRNPVKCQSSTFSTYTFTTCRILHPCDVTQVTASSQSSVNGNTPSSMRTGPSTPLTPCRLSLGDFFPTRRPPVAASGLAKLVLEKGISAQVSTETPPSCARSTPPKPLLRLLPGTPPNSPSHSPGSESHQRSADNFLASRPAELFLRDVYGLNLGRSPHPDLPSPSRENSARGPSPLNVSLLERLRQMGFSKVPPASATFVSAGGGSLLDGLRRNQSLPAMIGARAGKPTGQPLPPPHPTSLALPPPAWGNLKQRCTKATLNTPPRSGES